From a region of the Tenggerimyces flavus genome:
- a CDS encoding MFS transporter: MRWIALLTAALTGLWAGILTPVQVLLPQQVEALDAASKVTNLGLVHAVGAAVAIVANPLFGALSDRTRGRFGRRHPWTVVGVVVGALSLGFLSGQTTLAGVIVGWILVEASLNAVLAALTASLPDRVPVSQRGVVSAWSGIAQPLGPLVGLVLASFVLVSTSLGYLGLAVVLVVFTLPFVLFTPDAVLTSRPPFSWSSFFAGFWVSPRRYPDFAWAWGTRFLVQLANAFILLYLYYFLQDAVGYADPSQGVFVLTGCYVVTLILSAMVTGVLSDRSGGRRKIFVLWSGVVMTVAAMLIALWPSWPVAIASALILGLGYGAYQAVDLALITQVLPAAENRAKDLGVINIANAAPQVLAPAIAAPVITYLGGYTTLYLLTGLVALLGCIFVYRIKSVP; encoded by the coding sequence GTGCGATGGATCGCGCTGCTCACCGCGGCTCTGACGGGGTTGTGGGCGGGGATCCTGACGCCGGTGCAGGTGCTCTTGCCGCAGCAGGTCGAGGCTCTGGACGCGGCTTCGAAGGTGACCAACCTTGGCTTGGTGCACGCGGTCGGCGCGGCTGTGGCGATCGTGGCGAACCCCCTGTTCGGGGCTCTGTCGGACCGTACACGGGGCCGGTTCGGGCGGCGGCATCCGTGGACCGTGGTGGGCGTGGTCGTCGGCGCGTTGTCGTTGGGCTTCTTGTCGGGGCAGACGACGCTGGCCGGCGTGATCGTGGGGTGGATCCTCGTCGAGGCCTCGCTGAACGCGGTGCTGGCCGCTTTGACGGCGTCGCTGCCGGACCGGGTGCCGGTTTCTCAGCGCGGGGTGGTGTCGGCGTGGTCGGGGATCGCGCAGCCGTTGGGCCCGTTGGTGGGGCTGGTGCTCGCGTCGTTCGTGCTGGTGTCGACGTCGTTGGGGTACCTGGGGCTGGCGGTCGTGTTGGTGGTCTTCACGCTGCCGTTCGTGTTGTTCACGCCGGACGCGGTGTTGACCTCGCGGCCGCCGTTCTCGTGGAGCTCGTTCTTCGCGGGCTTCTGGGTGTCGCCGCGGCGGTATCCGGACTTCGCGTGGGCTTGGGGGACGCGGTTCCTGGTGCAGCTGGCGAACGCGTTCATCCTGCTCTATCTGTACTACTTCCTGCAGGACGCAGTGGGCTACGCGGACCCGTCGCAGGGCGTGTTCGTGCTGACCGGCTGCTACGTGGTGACGCTGATCCTGTCGGCGATGGTGACCGGCGTGCTGTCGGACCGGTCGGGTGGGCGGCGGAAGATCTTCGTGCTCTGGTCGGGCGTGGTGATGACCGTGGCAGCGATGCTGATCGCCCTCTGGCCATCGTGGCCAGTCGCGATCGCGTCGGCGTTGATCCTGGGCCTGGGCTACGGCGCGTACCAGGCCGTCGACCTCGCGCTGATCACCCAAGTCCTGCCCGCGGCGGAGAACCGCGCCAAGGACCTCGGCGTGATCAACATCGCCAACGCCGCCCCGCAGGTCCTGGCCCCGGCGATCGCCGCGCCGGTGATCACCTACCTGGGCGGCTACACCACCCTCTACCTGCTCACCGGCCTCGTCGCCCTGCTGGGCTGCATCTTCGTCTACCGCATCAAGTCGGTGCCCTAG
- a CDS encoding D-arabinono-1,4-lactone oxidase, with product MSSFETWRNWAGTETASPKRVVRPRDVQELSAAVSAAARDGLTVKAVGSGHSFTGVAVTEGAQIRLDGMDGVVDVDATTGLVTVEAGIPLHRLNPLLESLGLGMTNLGDIDQQTISGAISTGTHGTGARYGGIATQVRGLQLVLANGELISCSDRENPDLFAAARIGLGALGVIANVTLQCEPVFDLHAVEGAMPLDEVLDKFDELADDNDHFEFYWFPHTQRTFTKRNNRVPRGTPRKPVGPISRWFDDELMSNSVFDLTNKLVRRFPRLVPAANNVAARAWSAREVVDVSYRVFTSPRRVVFREMEYAVPRAHLREVIRAVQAWIVKTGERISFPIEVRVAAPDDIWLSSAYDRETAYVAVHQYDQVPYERYFHAVEDICAGVGGRPHWGKLHWLDATELAVRYPRFGDFARIRADVDPDGLFANPYLDRVLGPASP from the coding sequence ATGAGCTCGTTCGAGACGTGGCGCAACTGGGCCGGTACGGAGACCGCGAGTCCGAAACGCGTCGTACGTCCCAGGGACGTCCAGGAGCTCTCCGCCGCCGTCTCCGCCGCGGCGCGGGATGGCCTTACGGTCAAGGCCGTTGGCTCCGGACACTCGTTCACCGGGGTCGCCGTAACCGAAGGTGCGCAGATCCGTCTCGATGGTATGGACGGCGTCGTTGACGTCGACGCGACGACCGGTCTCGTGACGGTCGAAGCGGGCATCCCGCTCCATCGGCTCAACCCCCTGCTCGAGTCGCTTGGCCTGGGCATGACGAACCTCGGCGACATCGATCAGCAGACCATCTCGGGAGCGATCTCCACTGGAACGCACGGCACCGGCGCCCGGTACGGCGGCATCGCGACGCAGGTCCGCGGCCTGCAGCTCGTGCTCGCCAATGGCGAGCTCATCTCCTGCTCCGACAGGGAAAATCCCGACCTCTTCGCCGCTGCACGGATCGGATTGGGGGCACTCGGCGTGATCGCCAACGTCACGTTGCAGTGCGAACCCGTGTTCGACCTGCATGCCGTCGAGGGAGCGATGCCGCTCGACGAGGTGCTCGACAAGTTCGACGAGCTCGCCGACGACAACGACCACTTCGAGTTCTACTGGTTCCCACACACCCAACGTACGTTCACCAAACGCAACAACCGGGTGCCGCGGGGAACACCTCGCAAGCCGGTGGGGCCGATCAGCCGCTGGTTCGACGACGAGCTGATGAGCAACTCCGTCTTCGACCTGACCAACAAGCTGGTCCGGCGTTTCCCGCGTCTCGTGCCGGCCGCGAACAACGTGGCCGCGCGGGCCTGGTCGGCACGCGAGGTCGTCGACGTCTCGTACCGCGTCTTCACCTCGCCCCGGCGCGTGGTGTTCCGGGAGATGGAGTACGCCGTACCGCGCGCTCATCTCCGCGAGGTCATCCGCGCCGTTCAAGCCTGGATCGTCAAGACAGGCGAGCGAATCTCGTTCCCGATCGAGGTTCGCGTGGCCGCGCCGGACGACATCTGGCTCTCCTCCGCCTACGACCGCGAGACGGCGTACGTCGCCGTCCACCAGTACGACCAAGTCCCGTACGAGCGGTACTTCCACGCCGTCGAGGACATCTGCGCCGGAGTCGGCGGCCGCCCGCACTGGGGCAAGCTGCACTGGCTCGACGCTACGGAGTTGGCCGTCCGCTACCCGAGATTCGGCGACTTCGCCCGAATCCGCGCCGACGTCGACCCCGACGGCCTGTTCGCCAACCCGTACTTGGATCGGGTCCTCGGCCCGGCTTCCCCCTGA
- a CDS encoding WXG100 family type VII secretion target has translation MVKKFDPAKIDAAATEIMDVAGDLDDHIDDFIATTQGIGPAFGDAEPIGMLLGVSYASAEERLIESLESVVTSLEAHAGKLQVAAANYDNTAQDSTATIEAVEV, from the coding sequence ATGGTCAAGAAGTTCGATCCGGCGAAGATCGACGCGGCCGCGACGGAGATCATGGACGTGGCCGGCGATCTCGACGACCACATCGACGACTTCATCGCCACGACGCAGGGCATCGGTCCGGCGTTCGGGGACGCGGAGCCGATCGGGATGCTGCTCGGGGTGAGTTACGCGTCCGCCGAGGAGAGGCTGATCGAGTCGCTCGAGTCCGTCGTCACGAGCCTCGAGGCGCACGCCGGGAAGCTCCAGGTCGCCGCCGCCAACTACGACAACACCGCGCAGGACAGCACCGCCACGATCGAGGCGGTGGAGGTCTGA
- a CDS encoding DUF7674 family protein, with translation MSNQINALVTQLAEAVTRFPDMLAEHREQYGPQAPRAFLRTLAFVSAAGYQSGASDAAGEFQKVLDILDAEVGKDDAVDELIAVAFLANAPLDGDPRGSLQQLLGPKLRGLLDKVPAHDSTHGFVHRMVAAEPALAADLNEHVETYDDVLPHLFMGEIVDRLVEWIGSGEESALARAGTVLQALEDEWGKDYEIDETIAASFVENLPDEDSSDRKILSLLGPKLKKELDRQRA, from the coding sequence ATGTCTAACCAGATCAATGCGCTGGTGACCCAGCTCGCGGAAGCAGTCACGCGCTTCCCGGACATGCTTGCCGAGCATCGAGAGCAGTATGGCCCGCAGGCGCCGCGTGCGTTTCTCCGCACCCTGGCCTTTGTCAGCGCGGCCGGGTACCAGTCCGGGGCCTCCGACGCCGCGGGCGAGTTTCAGAAGGTCCTGGACATTCTCGATGCCGAGGTCGGCAAGGACGACGCTGTCGACGAGCTGATCGCCGTGGCTTTCCTGGCGAACGCTCCCCTGGACGGCGATCCCCGAGGATCGCTCCAGCAGCTCCTCGGCCCCAAGCTCCGCGGCTTGCTCGACAAGGTCCCGGCGCATGACTCGACCCACGGCTTCGTCCATCGAATGGTCGCCGCCGAGCCGGCACTCGCCGCTGACCTGAACGAGCACGTCGAGACCTACGACGACGTCCTTCCTCATCTGTTCATGGGCGAGATCGTCGACCGTCTCGTCGAGTGGATCGGTTCCGGCGAGGAATCAGCGCTAGCACGCGCCGGCACGGTCTTGCAGGCGCTCGAGGACGAGTGGGGCAAGGACTACGAGATCGACGAGACGATTGCCGCGTCATTCGTCGAGAACCTGCCGGACGAAGACTCCTCGGACCGCAAGATCCTCAGCCTGCTCGGGCCGAAGCTGAAGAAGGAGCTCGACCGCCAACGTGCCTAG
- a CDS encoding ABC transporter ATP-binding protein, with product MPDGHETLLEIEDLSVHYRSTHGDVAAVSGVNLSVRRGEILGIAGESGSGKSTLAVALLRLLRPPGYIAGGSVTFRPKNSPEVDLLNLDERRLRVLRWRSLSYLPQGSMNSMNPVMRVEGQFRDVIEEHSSLSRSQIDAMIPRLLGQVGLEPSVARMYPHELSGGMKQRVLMAISIALEPDLVVADEPTTALDVTIQRVILQSLADLRSAFGVTLVVISHDMGVHAQLVDRVAVMYEGAVVEVGDVRQVFKQPSHEYTRSLIDSIPKIGPVATPAPVGQSEAL from the coding sequence GTGCCTGACGGACACGAGACCTTGTTGGAGATCGAGGACCTCTCCGTTCACTACCGGTCGACGCACGGCGACGTCGCGGCGGTGTCGGGTGTGAACCTGTCGGTCCGCCGCGGCGAGATCCTCGGCATCGCCGGGGAGTCGGGCAGCGGCAAGTCGACGTTGGCGGTCGCGCTGCTCCGGCTGCTGCGACCGCCGGGCTACATCGCGGGCGGGTCGGTCACGTTCCGCCCGAAGAACTCGCCCGAGGTCGACCTGCTGAACCTGGACGAGCGGCGGCTGCGCGTGCTGCGTTGGCGTTCGCTGTCCTACCTGCCGCAGGGTTCGATGAACTCGATGAACCCGGTCATGCGGGTCGAGGGTCAGTTCCGGGACGTGATCGAGGAGCATTCGTCCTTGTCCCGTTCGCAAATCGACGCGATGATCCCGCGGTTGCTGGGGCAGGTCGGGCTCGAGCCGTCGGTGGCGCGGATGTATCCGCACGAGCTGTCCGGCGGGATGAAGCAGCGCGTGCTGATGGCGATCTCGATCGCGTTGGAGCCGGACCTGGTGGTGGCGGACGAGCCGACGACGGCCTTGGACGTGACGATCCAGCGGGTGATCCTGCAGTCGTTGGCGGACCTGCGTTCTGCCTTCGGGGTCACGTTGGTGGTGATCTCGCACGACATGGGTGTGCACGCGCAGCTCGTGGACCGGGTCGCGGTGATGTACGAGGGTGCCGTGGTCGAGGTGGGCGACGTACGGCAGGTGTTCAAGCAGCCGTCGCACGAGTACACGCGGTCGCTGATCGATTCGATCCCGAAGATCGGGCCGGTCGCGACTCCCGCTCCCGTTGGACAGTCGGAGGCGCTGTGA
- a CDS encoding GH1 family beta-glucosidase codes for MTAPPMPAFPDEFLWGVATSAFQIEGATKEDGRGDSVWDTFARIPGKIRDGANADVACDHYHRYAEDVALLASLGAGAYRFSISWPRIQPTGRGPANKEGLAFYDRLVDLLLENGIQPFANLFHWDLPQALEDSGGWLSRDTADRFAYYAGLVGSALGDRVAMWSTLNEPFEVMALGYGTGEHAPGRELLLGAFPAGHHLLLAHGLATQALRTRTSAPVGLINSYSPSWPLSSSAPDVFAAAVHDVLQNRLFTDAVLLGAYPEETRALPGVDLAVVLEGDLSTISTPLDFLGVNYYAPAGISAAGGGDPRPFGIAPVPGYLTTAFDWTVAPEGLSETLTTLHSRYGEALPPLYVTENGAAYADVVASDGSVDDAVRVAYLDGHVRAVSSALAAGVDVRGYFVWSLLDNFEWAEGYSKRFGLVHVDFDSQNRVPKTSFGWYRDLITRK; via the coding sequence ATGACCGCTCCACCCATGCCCGCCTTCCCCGACGAGTTCTTGTGGGGCGTGGCGACGTCCGCCTTCCAGATCGAAGGGGCGACGAAAGAAGACGGCCGAGGCGACTCGGTCTGGGACACTTTCGCCCGTATCCCTGGGAAGATCCGCGACGGCGCGAACGCGGACGTGGCGTGCGACCACTACCACCGATACGCCGAGGACGTCGCGCTGCTCGCGTCGTTGGGCGCCGGCGCGTACCGCTTCTCCATCTCCTGGCCTCGGATCCAGCCGACTGGCCGTGGTCCTGCGAACAAGGAGGGGCTCGCTTTCTACGACCGGCTCGTGGATCTGCTTCTGGAGAACGGGATCCAGCCGTTCGCGAACCTCTTCCACTGGGATCTCCCGCAGGCGTTGGAGGATTCGGGTGGCTGGCTGTCGCGGGACACCGCGGACCGGTTCGCGTACTACGCGGGGCTGGTCGGCTCCGCGCTCGGCGACCGGGTCGCGATGTGGAGCACGCTGAACGAGCCGTTCGAGGTGATGGCGCTCGGGTACGGGACCGGCGAGCACGCTCCCGGTCGCGAGCTGCTGCTGGGCGCGTTCCCGGCGGGACACCATCTACTGTTGGCTCATGGGCTCGCGACGCAGGCGTTGCGGACGCGTACGTCGGCTCCGGTGGGGCTGATCAACTCATATTCGCCGTCGTGGCCGCTGTCGTCGTCGGCGCCGGACGTCTTCGCCGCGGCTGTGCACGACGTGCTGCAGAACCGGCTGTTCACCGACGCGGTACTGCTGGGCGCGTACCCGGAGGAGACGCGGGCGCTGCCGGGCGTCGACCTGGCGGTCGTGCTCGAGGGCGACCTGTCGACGATCTCCACTCCGTTGGACTTCCTCGGCGTGAACTACTACGCGCCGGCGGGGATCTCGGCCGCGGGCGGCGGGGATCCGCGGCCGTTCGGGATCGCGCCGGTGCCGGGGTATCTGACGACGGCGTTCGACTGGACGGTGGCGCCGGAGGGGTTGTCGGAGACGTTGACGACGCTGCACTCGCGGTACGGGGAGGCGCTGCCGCCGCTGTATGTGACGGAGAACGGGGCCGCGTACGCCGACGTCGTCGCTTCGGACGGGTCGGTGGACGATGCCGTGCGGGTCGCGTATCTGGACGGGCATGTGCGGGCGGTGTCGTCGGCGCTGGCTGCCGGGGTGGACGTGCGCGGGTACTTCGTGTGGTCGCTGCTGGACAACTTCGAGTGGGCTGAGGGGTACTCGAAGCGTTTCGGCTTGGTACATGTGGACTTCGACAGCCAGAATCGGGTCCCTAAGACGTCGTTCGGGTGGTATCGGGATCTGATTACGCGGAAGTAG
- a CDS encoding ABC transporter ATP-binding protein: MSEIELRDVVQRFHARGTPSGFLTAVQSTSFTLRSDPPHIVSLVGQSGSGKSTIARIILGLQRPSSGLVTYGGRDIFKLSRAEYDDYRKNVQPVFQDPYAIFNPFYRVDRVLRTAIKKFSLASTAAEASSLMEESLLAVKLDPGQVLGRYPHQLSGGQRQRIMLARVHMLRPSFIIADEPVSMLDAQVRKLFLDILTDFRTTYGMTTLFITHDLSTVYYIGGEVMVITRGRIVEKGPVSTVMHTPSHPYTQLLLASVPQPDPDARWTDRIDIAQATAAEAGPEVPPEDEALEARVP; the protein is encoded by the coding sequence GTGAGCGAGATCGAGCTGCGGGACGTGGTGCAGCGGTTCCATGCCCGGGGGACGCCTTCGGGCTTCCTGACCGCGGTGCAGTCGACGTCGTTCACCTTGCGATCGGACCCGCCGCACATCGTGTCGCTGGTGGGGCAGAGCGGGTCGGGGAAGTCGACGATCGCGCGGATCATCCTGGGGTTGCAGCGGCCTTCGTCAGGTCTGGTGACGTACGGCGGTCGCGACATCTTCAAGCTGTCGCGGGCGGAGTACGACGACTACCGGAAGAACGTGCAGCCGGTCTTCCAGGACCCGTACGCGATCTTCAACCCGTTCTACCGGGTGGACCGGGTGCTGCGGACGGCGATCAAGAAGTTCTCTTTGGCTTCCACTGCCGCTGAGGCTTCGTCCTTGATGGAGGAGTCGCTGCTGGCGGTGAAGCTTGACCCGGGACAGGTCCTCGGGCGTTATCCGCACCAGCTGTCCGGTGGGCAGCGCCAGCGCATCATGCTCGCGCGCGTGCACATGCTGCGGCCGTCGTTCATCATCGCCGACGAGCCGGTGTCGATGCTGGACGCCCAGGTGCGCAAGCTGTTCCTGGACATCCTGACGGACTTCCGGACGACGTACGGCATGACGACGCTGTTCATCACCCACGACCTGTCGACCGTCTACTACATCGGCGGCGAGGTCATGGTCATCACCCGCGGCCGCATCGTGGAGAAGGGGCCGGTCAGCACTGTGATGCACACCCCTTCGCACCCGTACACCCAACTGCTCCTCGCCTCGGTGCCGCAACCCGACCCGGACGCGAGGTGGACGGACCGCATCGACATCGCCCAAGCCACCGCCGCCGAAGCCGGGCCTGAGGTTCCACCCGAGGACGAAGCCCTGGAGGCCCGCGTCCCCTAG
- a CDS encoding DUF6883 domain-containing protein, which yields MSDLAGSASDKPTGSDRPAEKDRPTQAQHDAQWESLDQLAALRSNERWNDQKQRWVETMPGADRATLDVRKFRDYSMDPGNERNQGKHKGWEQLGYDVADDATRADLSERVSRMVRERLPTAEVTRERTDELGGRRFEVSFELEGATASDRAGTLRTVWLLDEGGESPRMITNWVEVHRDEKGSR from the coding sequence ATGAGCGACCTGGCCGGCTCCGCTTCGGACAAGCCCACCGGCTCGGACCGACCTGCCGAGAAGGATCGACCAACCCAGGCACAGCACGACGCCCAGTGGGAGTCGCTCGACCAGCTGGCGGCGCTGCGATCGAACGAGCGGTGGAACGACCAGAAGCAGCGCTGGGTCGAGACAATGCCGGGTGCCGATCGGGCGACGCTCGACGTGCGGAAGTTCAGGGACTACTCCATGGACCCCGGCAACGAGCGCAATCAGGGCAAGCACAAGGGTTGGGAGCAGCTCGGCTACGACGTGGCGGACGATGCGACGCGGGCGGACCTGTCGGAGCGGGTGAGCCGGATGGTTCGCGAACGGCTCCCCACCGCTGAGGTGACGCGGGAGCGGACGGACGAGCTGGGGGGCCGGCGGTTCGAGGTCTCGTTCGAGCTCGAGGGGGCCACGGCCTCCGACCGGGCGGGAACCCTGCGGACGGTGTGGCTGTTGGACGAGGGTGGCGAGTCACCGAGAATGATCACGAACTGGGTCGAGGTTCATCGGGACGAGAAGGGCAGTCGATGA
- a CDS encoding TetR/AcrR family transcriptional regulator: MVRVPADERRRQLVEAALVVASREGVDAATTRRIAKEAGVSLGIVHYCFRSKAELLQEMIKAIVDEMGSSVQLATLRKGDVRTVLQAGLDNLWQTVGSAPERHLLTYELTAYTLRQGMTELTEWLYECYFQTSRAFLESVAEAANVEWTQPVDELAKTVVAINEGVTLQWLVDRDPKAVQLRYETFLDYLAGQTRRARRRATG, translated from the coding sequence ATGGTCCGTGTTCCCGCCGATGAGCGGCGCCGCCAACTGGTGGAGGCTGCGCTGGTCGTTGCGTCGCGCGAGGGGGTCGACGCAGCGACGACGAGGCGGATCGCAAAGGAAGCGGGTGTCTCCCTCGGGATCGTCCACTACTGCTTCCGCTCGAAGGCCGAGCTGCTGCAGGAGATGATCAAGGCGATCGTGGACGAAATGGGCAGTTCCGTCCAACTCGCCACGCTGCGCAAGGGCGACGTTCGTACCGTTCTGCAGGCCGGGCTCGACAACCTCTGGCAGACCGTCGGCTCCGCGCCCGAACGGCACCTCCTCACCTACGAGCTCACCGCGTACACCCTCCGCCAGGGCATGACCGAGCTCACCGAGTGGCTGTACGAGTGCTACTTCCAGACCAGCCGCGCCTTCCTCGAGTCGGTCGCCGAGGCCGCGAACGTCGAGTGGACCCAGCCCGTCGACGAGCTCGCCAAGACCGTCGTCGCGATCAACGAGGGCGTCACGCTGCAGTGGCTGGTCGACCGCGACCCCAAGGCGGTCCAGCTCCGGTACGAGACGTTCCTCGACTACCTCGCCGGCCAGACCCGGCGAGCCCGCCGCCGCGCCACGGGCTGA
- a CDS encoding WXG100-like domain-containing protein, with product MAQGITLPGPLITLLSDLGYLWPDADEVRLLELGQAWADVYSKLDGVVEQAQQAAQKVWTENEDDAIDAFKTSWEAKDDGVQTLTDNATGVMLVGAIILVCAIVVLMLKIWVIVQLVLLAIAIAQAIATAIPTFGASLLEIPVFKEIFGRIINLLISRSLTVLLG from the coding sequence ATGGCACAGGGAATCACGCTGCCCGGCCCGCTGATCACGTTGCTGTCCGACCTCGGCTACCTCTGGCCGGACGCCGACGAGGTACGTCTCCTGGAACTCGGTCAGGCCTGGGCGGACGTCTACTCCAAGCTGGACGGGGTCGTCGAGCAGGCACAGCAGGCCGCCCAGAAGGTCTGGACGGAGAACGAAGACGACGCCATCGACGCGTTCAAGACCTCGTGGGAAGCGAAGGACGACGGCGTCCAGACGCTGACCGACAACGCGACCGGCGTCATGCTCGTCGGCGCCATCATCCTGGTCTGCGCCATCGTCGTCCTGATGCTCAAGATCTGGGTGATCGTCCAGCTCGTCCTGCTGGCGATCGCCATCGCGCAGGCCATCGCGACGGCCATCCCCACGTTCGGCGCCTCGCTCCTCGAGATCCCCGTTTTCAAGGAGATCTTCGGCAGGATCATCAACCTGCTGATCAGCCGATCCTTGACGGTGCTCCTTGGGTAA
- a CDS encoding ABC transporter permease → MVRAVTGSWKLAAGLITILVLVLVALLSPLIVGLIGKGDDPIAIAAYERWLVPSPAHWLGTDQYGRDVFAMVIGALSTSLQIGAIAGIISTVVGVIVAFIAGYKGGPVDGVLSTFTDMVLVIPSFPLLIALSAYAKNIGIVEVGLILAIFSWPFAARTIRAQVLSLRSRPYVELARVTKARDLEIIVYELLPNMLPYIGVGFASSALGAIFALVGLEVIGLGPGETIDLGKIIFTAIGTGAMTLGAWPLFVAPIFLLTLLFAALNLINIGLEEVYNPRLRGVAGA, encoded by the coding sequence ATGGTTCGTGCGGTCACGGGGAGTTGGAAGCTCGCCGCCGGCCTCATCACGATCCTCGTCCTCGTGCTGGTCGCGTTGTTGAGTCCGTTGATCGTCGGCTTGATCGGGAAGGGCGACGACCCGATCGCGATCGCGGCGTACGAACGGTGGTTGGTGCCGTCGCCGGCGCACTGGCTCGGCACCGACCAGTACGGCCGCGACGTCTTCGCGATGGTGATCGGTGCGCTGTCGACCTCGTTGCAGATCGGGGCTATCGCGGGGATCATCTCGACCGTCGTCGGTGTGATCGTGGCGTTCATCGCCGGCTACAAGGGCGGTCCGGTCGACGGAGTGCTGTCGACGTTCACCGACATGGTGTTGGTGATCCCGTCGTTCCCGTTGCTGATCGCCTTGTCGGCGTACGCGAAGAACATCGGCATCGTCGAGGTGGGGTTGATCCTCGCGATCTTCTCGTGGCCATTCGCGGCGCGGACGATTCGCGCGCAGGTGTTGAGTTTGCGCTCGCGTCCGTACGTCGAGCTGGCTCGGGTCACTAAGGCGCGGGACCTCGAGATCATCGTGTACGAGCTGCTGCCGAACATGCTGCCGTACATCGGGGTCGGCTTCGCCTCCTCCGCTCTCGGCGCGATCTTCGCGCTGGTGGGTCTGGAGGTCATCGGCCTCGGGCCGGGCGAGACGATCGACCTCGGGAAGATCATCTTCACGGCGATCGGAACGGGTGCGATGACTCTGGGCGCGTGGCCTCTGTTCGTGGCGCCGATCTTCCTGCTGACATTGCTGTTCGCGGCCTTGAACCTGATCAACATCGGGCTCGAAGAGGTCTACAACCCGCGGCTTCGGGGGGTGGCTGGTGCCTGA
- a CDS encoding YbaB/EbfC family nucleoid-associated protein, whose protein sequence is MSAVDQILTDTRRALDGMREPRPADAAAEQVTGEGEAAEGKVRVVATLPGHVQSMTMDPRMMRLGSEAVCEALTEAVNAALADLRAKTTTGANAPVDLERLSGDLEAIQTESLQSMRTMFGALEDVMGRIDRRT, encoded by the coding sequence ATGTCGGCTGTCGACCAGATCCTGACCGACACGCGTCGGGCGCTGGACGGGATGCGCGAGCCGCGGCCGGCCGACGCGGCGGCGGAGCAGGTCACGGGGGAGGGCGAGGCGGCCGAGGGCAAGGTACGCGTCGTCGCCACTCTGCCCGGCCACGTCCAGTCGATGACCATGGACCCGCGGATGATGCGCCTGGGCTCGGAAGCTGTCTGCGAGGCGCTCACCGAGGCCGTCAACGCGGCGCTGGCCGACCTCCGCGCGAAGACCACGACGGGCGCCAACGCGCCAGTGGACCTCGAACGTCTCAGCGGCGATCTCGAGGCCATCCAGACCGAGTCCCTGCAGAGCATGCGCACCATGTTCGGTGCCCTCGAGGACGTCATGGGTCGGATCGACCGGAGGACCTGA